AGAAATGGCAAGGAAATGTTTACAAACAGCTGGCTGCTTGCAGCGTTTTCTTTcttgtcatttgttttgttcATCTGTAGGATTTTTTCAATGCTTTCCAGCAAAATAGTCGCAATTAGTCCTGTTTACTTCCCcccacaaaatgtttgattgtcACACTGCTTTTTTGTTGTCTAGAAATTCACCCGCATGGTTTGACGCAGTTGACGTTTTGGGGGATGAACCACTAATTTGTCTGGTTGACACCACCTATTATTCTTGTGATACTTgtactctctcttttttttaaagcatttttgtattttttgtccATTTATTCTATGACGGTTTTTGTCCGGAGGATGGATGTTCTAAGCTGTGCACACGACTCACCTTccctctgttttgttttttccactaTTAGAAATTCATACAAGAGTATTACCATACCGTAACAAAGATAGTATTCACCCAAAGGTACCGAGCATCACCTTTGTAACACATCTAAAGAATAAAAATCCACTCTATTACTTGTGTATGGAGTTTTTAATTGTAAATGAATAATCATGTTAAATTTTAATCATTTCAAAGTTTTCCAACTTCCAAGGTGTCTTTAGCCGCTTGGAAATGGAGAATGATCTTCACCCAGCCGATCATTCAAGTCATGGCCAGAGAAACACGGGCAAGGGCAGACAACTATGTACAGAACCTGACCAGCAGAGAGCAGTGTCAACCAATATTCTTTTCACAAATGCATTTTAATATATACAAGTAAAGGTTGTTCTCGCCAGGAGCTCACAATGTGACTAGTACATTTGATATATTCCATACACTACCAATAATATTTTATATCATTAACCTAATATAGCACAGTTGCTATAGTCATCATTCTGAattattctgtgtgtgtgtaaattgaCAGTCATCCAAAGGAACTGGAATGCTTTAATTGAATTTGTTGTTTTGAGAAAACGCTGATCAATGACTTTCGCAATTACCGGAGAAGTAATTACCGGACAATATGCATGGATGTCTCGTGCACGCTGCAGTGGCGTCAATAAATGCAAGCATGATGCATTGATAAATGCCTGCATCCTCTGTAGTTGAGTAAATCAATGCCCAACACGACAATGGATTGTCAATTATTTATCGAGTGTTTTTCCCACGCTGCAGAATCGACAGGTCGTCCAGAAGCAGGAAAAAAaggtagggggaaaaaaaatggagtgggTCACGTGACCGTGGTTATTTCCTGCTGCACTCACTCGCGTTGCCCGGCCCCCCACCACTCCATCGCAGCTCCTCAGCGGCACTGTGTGCACTCTTCCTCGGACTCGCTCTCACGCTCGCCCCTCAAGGCCTCGGTCGAGCACCACACGGACTCAAAAATCATCAGTTTCCTCATCCTTTTTGGTTTAAACTAAGTCGGAGGGATAGAAAAGAACAAGAAGCCCACCTGTGCTCATTATGGCGACAGCGGCGGTGTCTGCCCCGGCCGGTGGCCCCAGCCCCGGCCCGGGGACCGAGCTGGTACGCGGGCAGGCGTTCGACGTCGGTCCTCGGTACAGCAATCTGTCCTACATCGGCGAAGGAGCCTACGGCATGGTGTGGTGAGTGAAGCCGTGCACCCCGAAGCCACCTTACGTACGTAAAGAAGCCGTTTTCGCCGGAACACACCTCCGGTTAGCCCGTTAGCTTAGCCACACGGCTAAATGCTATGTTTGGTTTGCTAGCCGCCGCTGCTATTGCGTCAAATCTCGTCTAATTAAACGATTCTTTCTGTCACATGACATCAATTTTGCGTCGCTTCTATATTTACCTGGACATAgccacaaattcatcaattcaaATCACTAAAATTGAACGCGTTTTATTTTAACACTTCGAGCAATCAACAGATTTCCTTGTTGAAAAAAGTGATTTAATCGCTGCCGCtcagtacgcacacacacacacgcgcatatctatctatctatctatctatctatctatctatctatctatctatctatctatctatctatctatctatctatctatctatctagctcATGTTGTTGCCAGGTAAAATCAAACATGTTTACTTGTATACAATGAAAGTATATCAGAAATCAATGCAAGTGGATTGAATGCTGGTATTATCCACTTTTATGATTTTAAGTATAGGAGAAAGGTGCAATATGGCTTTGCAGTGTTTTATATCATTTCCTTTTCACTAATTTGTTAAAtttcctctgtgtgtgtgcttcGCGGCCATGTTTCGAGTGTAAGCGGTGCACATCAGCTTCAGAAGCTGCCAAAATATTCTTTCAAAATCGAGTCAAATCAGTTTAATTGACTTTAATCAgccgatttaaaaaaatataccgGATAGAATAACTTTTATAGaataataaatatttacaaCAATAAAGTAATGACCCACAAGGAGAACATTTGTCTgttttagggggaaaaaaattgattcgtcgggtgttttttttaatttaatttttaattttttgttttttttacacattacaTTTGCTCTAAGCATCCAAAACGATTGACACAATGATAAAATTGTTGACAATTTTCTTCAAAAGTGCCTTATTTTGACTTTTCCACCTCTCTTTGCTATCGTAAAGAAAGACAAAGACAGGTAaagacccaatgattgtcacacacacatctgggtgtggtgaaatctgtctccgcatttaacccatccccgaagggagcagtgagcagcagcggtggcgCGCCCGGGAATcacttggtgatctaaccccccaatttcaacccttaatgctgagtgccaagcagggaggcaatgggtgccatttttatagtctttggtatgtttgaacccacaaccttccagtctcagggcggacactctaccactaggccacttgtGATGCACGATATTGTTTTCCGATATGATCAAATCTAGGTATCGGCGCTGTCTAACGTCACTCGTAACATAATTTTCATGGAGTCAAAAGGAGCAGCCAGATTACGCAATGGCAACAAGTCCCTTGTGACAAAACAGGGCAAGATTGTTAAAGGCGTTGAACAGCCATCCGAAATGATCCTGAAGTCCAAGTGCTGACGTGTGGCACCCCTGCCATCATCTTGAACGGCATCGTCTCCGTGGCAACCAATCTACCAGTGACATGGTTAGCCGCCCCCCCCTGCCTTTGTGGCCAATGACAAGAGACTGAGGCTGTGTGAACATTCATACGCGTTATCTGGACTTTTACGGCAGTGGCGAGAAGGTGGCAAGGTACTACTTTTGCCACAACAAAGTCAACCCACTTGAACGTAAAGCACAAAGTCTGTCTACGATatcctcaactcacttcaacatGCAGTAGGCATGAGATGGTGCCAAATAACTGCTTTTGTCTGAGTGGAGCTCCTCAGCTTGGTTGAAATGCTTCTTTGGCACCAAGGTGCCAGCGAAGAGTGGCAAAGCACTGCAAACAAATTCGCTTTACTCCCTAATTGCTCGCTACTGCACGTGGCTATTCGGGTTTTGCCGGTTCATTTCACGGATGCGTCGTCTTGTGCAGCGTTCAAAGCCTCCGCACGGCATTGGACTCCTCGGTGTCCCTTTGTTGCCTCTGatctagccccccccccctgcctccATTTCGTCATGGTAACAGTGTTATTACATAACGCGACGCCAAATGCGGCGCGAAACCTTTGCATTcccgtctccatggcaacactgCAGCAGACTAAGAAGCAGGAAATTTGACGGGACTGTCATCGTTGCTGGACCGGAATATTGTGAAGGGGACATTGTCAGAACGTCAGAGTCGCTTGGTGTCTGAATAACATGCATTTGTTTGCATCCATGACATTCCACTTGCGCTCCGCCCCAAAAAATTGTTTCAAATCTTGTATGATTTTCTTGTGATTATCTTTATCTTACGTTGTGTtaatgtggggggaaaaaatggccAAATTAGAAAAGGGGTAATATCCTGATGAGTCAGTTGGATGTTAAAGAGCAAAAGTTGTGTTTTGCCGCCATCAGGTGTATCATTTGCAAGGCGACGATTTCACTTTTTGCGTCACCGCTCGATGCCTAGCCTCCGACAACGTACATTGTGGCGCACGCCGCGGACACCTCACCAAATACACGCGAGCTCCTGTCAGCCATTCGTGAGAAGCAGCGGTTCGTCACACACTTTGAGGTAACAGCATTACGTGCACATTTTGCAGCTCTGATTACCTTTTGCCTTGCATGTGCTTCTGTGTCATTCTTGAAAGTGGCCAATCTTCCACCGGCCTCGCCCACCACGCTTACGTCACGACTCGGCTTAATTTGGAgactcatttttttcccccggcaAGATGCCAACGTTGCGCCCTAGTTTGTCTCTTGGCATCCACCGTATTCCTTGTTGGAATTGGTTTTGAGCCTATTTTATGAGCTGATGGACACAAGGAAATGGTCACGAATTTCATTCAATTTGAAAGGAAAATGCTACGTTGGGAGAGTGTGAAAATCCCTAACGTCCACTGAAATGCATTTGTTAGTTTGTGTGTCAGATTAGTTTGAATTCATCAGCTCATAACTCAAGATGAACGTGTTAACACCATGCAGAGTGCAGCACACACGGCCGTCAGAATCTTGCAGCTCTGCCTCccacgtgcgcgcacacacacacacacacacacacacacacagaggcgcACATTCTTCAGAGCCAAGTGGAAAGGAAGGTCAGTCACATTTCCCTGGCAGAAGGCTGGCATGCCGCTGTTTACATTGGgttgtcaccatggcaactgcttttcttcTGTTACACAATGTGGGCGTTCTTTGCGCTCCAtagcgtaaaaaaaaacaaaaaactacacaaCCGGGGTGGGGGGCACACACCAGTTTGTCGCTGTTGATATTGCGCATTTACACACGTTTCAGGTCACCCTGGAAGACCGAAAAAATGAGACGTAGCAAAGCACAATTATTTGACCGGGCAAGCTTTTAGTTTGTTGTGCGGCTCCTTTGTCAAACTGTACAAAAATACAAGATGTCGACTGAAAGTGAGGTCAAGCTGCCCTTGTCTTGGGCTCGCATTGCGAACGGAACTTAACCGAAATCCCCGAACGAAGGAGCCGCGCCCTCGAGGGGCCACGCGGGCCCCACGGCCCGGTGACGTCGTTTCCGCTCCACGCCATTAACGATTTTTCCGCAGCTCGGCGTACGATCGTGACAACAAGCTTCGCGTGGCCATCAAGAAGATCAGCCCCTTCGAGCATCAGACGTACTGCCAGCGCACGCTGCGCGAGATCAAGATCCTGCTGCGCTTCAAGCACGAGAACATCATCGGAATCAACGACATCATACGCACGCCCACCATCGACCAGATGAAAGATGTGTATCCTTGACCCGCTACTTTCCACACCCCCTTGTTTGTAACGCTCAATTTTAGACATTTTGAAGTAAAACGAGTTGTCCAAAGAACAAATGGGACGACTCCTCCTTCTGGATGGTTCGCTCCCCCATCCTGAAGGATGAGCCCAATGGGAAATCGCTCGCGGGTCTTGGCAGATGACACAAAAGCCAACTTGGCCCGAATGGTGATTTAGTGACTTTTGCCGAGGCTTCCTCAACGACGTCTCTCAGCTACATCGTGCAGGACCTCATGGAGACAGACCTGTACAAGCTGCTGAAGACGCAGCACCTGAGCAACGACCATATCTGCTACTTCCTCTACCAGATCCTGCGAGGCCTCAAGTATATCCACTCGGCCAACGTCCTGCACCGCGACCTCAAGCCCTCCAACCTCCTGCTCAACACCACCTGCGATCTCAAGGTAGGGCCCACTGTCTTCTGCCGCCATTTTTTGCATCCTCCTCACCCCGCCCGCCCCTCAGATCTGCGACTTCGGGCTGGCCCGCGTGGCCGACCCGGACCACGACCACACGGGCTTCCTGACGGAGTACGTGGCAACGCGCTGGTACCGAGCGCCCGAGATCATGCTCAACTCCAAGGTACGCGCTTGTTTCCGATTGAACTGGGAGGAAAGGTGACTTTGACAAATCTCGTCCGCATATTGTGGCAAAAGGTGGCTAGAACTTGCACACACACGTGGGAGTTCTTCTGCCTGACACCCAGCAAGGCCACCGGAGCAATCGTTTCATATTCATCTTTCTCTTTGCGCTGACTAAGAAAAGTCCTTCAGTCCGCttgtttggtccggaccaaagGCGGACTTAATATGTTTTGTTTGGTGCCGTTCCTATTCAGATTTGCAAGTGAAGTATACACATCACGCTTGTGGCGATCTGTGCTCCAATTGGACCGCAATGACCAGGGCGGCACACAGAGCGAACCGAGACCACTTGACAGTCGGGTCTGAATACACCCGGAAGGACTTTTGAGAAACAAGCAAATGCACTGACGCGTCTTGCCCAAAGTGCTGCCTTTATCGCAGACAAAATGCGCTGGCTTTCTTGAAATGGCTCCGTCGTCAATAAAATATCTAAGAGTACGTACATGTGCATGACATGTTTCCGTCAATCCTAGTCCATTGCACACATCTGACGTCTTTTTTTCAACTGACCTGGCTCATGCGTCCTGCATTGGGCATGACTTTCAGGGCTACACCAAGTCTATTGACATCTGGTCGGTGGGCTGCATCTTGGCTGAGATGTTGTCCAACCGGCCCATCTTTCCCGGGAAGCACTACCTGGATCAGCTCAACCACATTCTGGGTCAGGCCAATATTTTGTTTGCTTGCTTAGCCTTCGTCTCCATGTCTTCTCGCCTATCCTGACACAAATCATCTTGTCGTCCTTCAGGTATCCTGGGCTCGCCCTCTCAGGAGGACCTCAACTGCATCATCAACATCAAAGCCAGGAACTACTTGCTTTCTCTGCCGCTGCGCTGCAAAGTACCCTGGAACCGCCTCTTCCCCAACGCTGATGCCAAAGGTCTGACAGAACACACAGAGGGATGCTAAAGTCCTCAACGGGTTACCTCACCATAACAGGAGACTTGGTTTTCTTTGACTGCTTTGTGCCATTCACGCTGAATGGTGGCCATTGATTATTTTAACCGTCTTTGTTGTTGTGGGACTTAGTATATAATTCCTGTTGCGTTGCGGACGGCATTTTGCACAGAGCTGCGGCTGGTCTCAAGTACGCTTGCGATTGCTGTGGCTCCCTCTTGTGGACAGTTGGCTTTATTACAATTGTTTTTGTGCTGTCTGTTTCTGTCAGCGTTGGATCTGCTGGACAAAATGCTGACCTTCAACCCCCACAAGCGGATTGAGGTGGAGGAGGCCCTGGCACACCCTtacttggagcaatactacgacCCCACCGACGAGGTGAGTGACGGACGCCTCGCAGGACGAACGGTAAGCGTTCACTCCCCGGTGTTGACGTTGGCGTTTGGCCACAGCCCGTAGCGGAGGCGCCGTTTAAGTTTGACATGGAGCTGGACGACCTCCCCAAGGAGACTCTGAAGGAGCTCATCTTTGAGGAGACAGCACGCTTCCAGCCCGGGTTCCGGTCCTAACGCTTCACGCCAGGTCAGGAAATGGCTTTGGAATGCCTTGCAGCAAGGCTACGCAATGGCTGAGCAATGCTCCTCACAGCACAATAGTCTCACCGTTTTTGTAAATGACCACAATgctatttttttaaagctattTTCAAATGTGACGCAATCTACATTGAATCATCAAAACATGCGTATACCAACCAAATACACATTTTTAATATTGATAAAAGAAACAAGATAAGACCAGTTCAATACATATAcaaccaagttttttttttttttttgccacacaaCACTTGAGGCTTAAAAAGGTCCCTAAAATGACATTGTCAAATCCTATGAAACTTGAAGGCAGCATCTCAATCGACCTCGGGCAGGTGGACATTTTCATGTGTTGCAAAATGATGTTGCTTTGGATCACTACGAATGAAAAGAGTAACAccactctttgtttttgttttttttttcatcctgcaGATGATTCCTCACCGCTGCCCCGCCCCTCCACACTGTTAtcgctgtgtttttgttttattacttCCGGTTTTGCTTCCCAAAATTTTTGGCTGTCGCTCATCAAGTCCACTTTGCTCAGGAATGGCGTCATGAATCAATCAGTTTGTCGTTCTGGGATGTGGGAGACTGGGTTGGGGGCTCGGCTTTTGGGGATCCATCGCAGCTTggggtgatttttattttattttttttcctccacccaCACTTCCTTTAAAAGGCTTATTTTGGGATTGTCATCTGCACATCACGCAGCCcctcacccccccaaaaaagagccATTTATGCAAAGAGTCGACATTATCAGCCAGAAAAAAAGCCATGGTTCTGATGGTTCTCATACAGAATCATCCTTTTCTTGTACATGAAGCTTCTGCTTAGCCTCTGTGGGTTAGCACGGAATGGTCTTAATGTGTTTGGAtcggaaaagaaaaacacacccCATAGTTTATCCTTTCTAAATAGTCCAATATATGTTCAGGTTGGGAAACGGACTCTATTTTCCTTGAGTGTGCGTACATGCCAGCTGAGAAGACAAGTGTGTGCCCCTTCTGCATGACTGTTAGCAGCTGTGTATAGAAAGAGCGTGTCGAGTGCCACGCGGGCCTTCACCATTTCGCCTCCAACAAGGTGCTTCAGTGGCCTCCTTTTGACTACCCCCCCTATCCGCTAATTACGGCACGAAAACTCttgaagcaaagaaaaaaaagaacagctctgctccattttttttttttttttttttatacggcaCTTTAAACTGGCAGCTACACAACTAACTGCGAGTATAGTTTGAGGACTGTCGCAAATGCAGGATATAAACTCCAAAGGCCATAGGTTCTGTTCAATATATAAAAGTTGGGCTTCAAATTAGCTGCTTTCTCAGGATGGCTTGGGATGCTGTTTTTTCCTCACAGCCATGAACGCAGCACCAACATCAGTTTGCTCAATAGTAGTTTAGTGTCCCTCGAGAAATCAAGCAAGTTTAATCCAAACGAATTTGAgtcacattttttgggggggcgggtCAACACTCGAAATTGAGCCCCTGAGAACTAGAGTGGACTGACCCAAAGTTTGTCATTTTGCCAACGTTTTGAAATGACCTAAGTGGAGTTAGCCAAATCTGTGTGGCTCAATTAGCCTGCAGCTAATTAGCTGCAGTTCTTGTGGCTAATACACCCGGAAAACCTTTTCTTGCAAATAAAACTTGCAAGTCTTGTTGGCGCTAATTCATTTGATATTCTGCTTCCCCAAAAACACAAAGGCAGCAGAAAGACTAACAATCTGCATTGTGACCACATTCACTTTGATCTAGCTGGCAGCTAGATAGCGAACTAGCTAGCCGGCTTTATTGGTATTATTCGGTTTGTAATGCTGCATTCCTTCCAAACACAAATGTAGCAACCTAGCAAGTTTGTTTTTAGAGGTGCTGGTTTTACCCCAAATGAACTCAACTTTGTTGACAATACACATGTGGTATCAGCTGACAGCTAACTAGCTAGCCTGCAGGCGATCCTTGTTACTAATCTGTTTTGCACAGCATtagattgagattttttttccccacccttcacaaattgcaaatgcagCACAAAGATGCTATTTAACTTTGTATTTTGGTTGTCATTTTATCCCAAACATAAACGAGATCAACAAAGTTTTATCTGACAACATACATGGAGTAACATGCCAGCCTGCGAGCGCTCCATGTCGCTAATCTCCTAAATTTTTACAAATAGCTTCAATCAAATGGGTATGGCCTAGCCATTAATGAAAGGAAACAGTTGACTTTAACTGATTTTGTACTTTGTTACTAGAGTagatattaaaaaaatgtcaactacTCTTGTGGCAGCGGCGGCCTGTAggtgtgtatttttttgggagggggggggtgcgtTCAAAGGCACCGGGAAGCAGCAGCGTTGGAACGGTTTGTGTGCTGATCAGCGCTTGTGCTCCGTTCTTTTgtctgtttgtgccttctttgaCAATTCCATGTGCAGCTTCTGATGTGATCaatcaaagaaaaaaagtgagctttgtacatttaaaaagatttgttgccactcctgtgtgtgtgcgcgtgtgcaggTTTGTGTGTATGCTTGCGCGGTTTGCGAAGAAAaacatctattttattttttccctccctttttGTGCAGATATTTTTATTGTCCAATGAGTGTTTTGATTCTATCAGAAACTAAATGATCTCATTGCCTCACCATGTTTTGATTGTTTGTGAAGAAAgataaagattaaaaaaaaaaaaaggtcccacTATTGTTTTAAAGGTGCGTCCGCCTCAAATTTTTCatggttttgtttgtgtttcttgGGTCAGTTTTATTTTGCTACTGTGTGAAGAATTTCGCTTTTATTGTTGAAGactgtttttaaaaagtgaattattcaatgttttttggaagccaggaaaaagaaaaacacacaaagaaaaatTAAACACACTATTGAAGAGACTGGACCACACAACAATCAACATgtacactgttgccaaacagtttTCTTTGGCGCAAACAATTCTTGGTGTATTTAATTAGAAAattatcaataaaaacatgttttaccCCAATAGTGCCACACTTGTTTCCAATGGATTATTTTTCATTGTGTACATTACTGATTCATTTCAAAACTGGAagttaaaaatttttttttaatttttttggcggggggggggggcacaaaaataaaatattgtacaCTGTCACTCTTGTCATTTTGAGGCGTATAGAATATTGGTACAAGAAATATTTAAAATCAAATACATTGGTTTCACATAATTTATACTAATTAATATTTAAATCCCACAAAAGGTCAAGCTGACCCAAAGTCTGCAATCTACCAGGTAAAACTGAAATGTAATCAAAAGTGAAGAGAATGTGAACCTTATTTTTAGTTTTAATCTAATAGTTTCCAAATGAAACTGAAAATGTCTTTTAAAAGTCTTATCAAACTACTGGGAATAAACATTGGGCTAAGAACAACTGTGGGgaaaaatatcaaaataaatgaattttggagattttctaTAGGGGTCCTCGTTATAAACCTGAACCCGCCATGTGTGCAATACAGTAAATTATGATTAAGGGTTATATAAGTAAACTTGATTAGAAATTGCAATATCAGTGTTACAATcatactttcatttttttttgtcccgcaAAATACATCAGTGTTGTGACACTTGTAATATTGTGACATTAAAATACGTTACTCATCTCAAGACAAATaatataattaatttaaaaGGCGCAATTGCGAACGCCCCAAAAGTCGAATGTTTGATAACAAAATGACTAACGATAAACTTTAAATTAAAACAATGACGTCATCTTATGTTTACTTGAGACGCAACCACGTGGTAGTAACGCAACACGCTTCGCCACTGACACGCCCTGACGTCTGGCACGTGTCCTTTCTCGGCGGCGCGCGCAGTCGAAATCAAGCCAAGCTCATTTGCCTTTTATTCTCTGCCTTGGATTGGCTGTCTCCTTCCAGCCCCGCCCCACCACGCCGTCGATTGGAGGCTATTCGTAGCGGTGTTTAATAGCTAGGCTACTGCTGCCATCACGGTCCTCGACAGAACTCGGAGATTGTCGTTTTATCATCACAACTAGTACACAAAAGAACGTTTATTGCAACACAACGACCACATGATGACGCAGTGACGTTATCTTGAGGCCAGGAAGGCAGAGAAAGGAGGTTATGGCTGAAACACAGCAACCAGCTGTAAACGGTGGCGAGAGCTAGCGTCCGTAACGACGTAAACATCCACTATAATAAAAGTTCTTCATGGAATAGGTTAGTTTAAGGGTCCTTTTAAGCCACTTGAAAACTACATTCCAGTGGGTATTGAAAAAAAGTTGATGTTTTCGCATTACAAGTTGATCCAGGAAATTCCCCACGGCACTTAAAGGCAGCACAAGCATGAGAAAGAAAAGCTGCTTTATTTGCACTTTTCCGCCAAGTTTTGCGCCACAGCCCTTGCGTTATTTTAACATGTCGTCGCTGTCACGATGCGTCTCGTTGCTGTTTCTCTGAATTATTGATCATCGGAGGCCGGAGCAGAAAAACAACCCCGCGGATTCCGTCACAGCTCATGGCCGAGAGAGAGGCGCCCTCGTCCCGCCTGACAATCCGCCGCTGCCACCCGCCCGCGAGGATCCACCGGCCAACCAAGCATCATCCCAGTGCCAGGCCGCCTTACATGACCGGCAAGTCGGCCTAGACTGACTGGCTGCTGCAGCCTGCATGGGACGGTGATTCTACACTACGGGAGTCAACGAGTGTTTTCGGGGGTGAGTGACCTGCTTTGGAGGAGACGCTCGCCAGTCATTGAACATCTCATGATGGTCCTTGAACGTCTCACAATTTCAGATCGTTTTGGTTAACGACGTTGTCGCTGTTTTGTTGAataattcatgttttttttttttttagggacagTCATTTAATATGTTTTTAACAAAACAGACACGTCAATGACatagatttattgttgttttggtCTTATGAAAAGCAAATCGACGCTGTCCCTGCGGTGTGGTGTTTATGTGCGGCTCgtccctctccccactgctgttGTTTTCATTGATGTCAGTcagctgcttaaaaaaaaaaaaaaaaacgcgttgGTCCAATACTGACGTCATTGCCACGACGGATGTGCTGTTTTTTCGTCTGTTTTCATTCGAATCGCTTGCGTGAAGTAAAAACGTCCTTAGCACAAGTATGAGACGTTTCATCGATTGAGCCTTTCTAAAATTAACCcaatgtgcgtgcgcgtgtgtgacttTAAAGTGACCTCAACCAGCTTTCTGCTCATGAGTGATTAAATATGACAATGACGTTCCTCTTTTCCCGCATAAATTTGATTTTGCGACTAATGAGCCGTGATTTTGAACAAAACGACACGAGGCAGGAAAAGTAGCATTGTTATTGTACCTGATATTCTCATTCTCGTCTTGTATTTATTTACACATCCGGGTACCTGCCTACCTGCCCACCCCTCTCTCCCCCACTTGGCACGTCACGTCACATGGGAAATAATCCTACCAGTAAACACAACAACTTGGAATGCTCGAAAATATCACCGCAGATAAATTATGtgtataaaattaataatacatatcTAAAATGTCCACTTTTTGACTATTTGTAAGACAAACCATATTTAATAATTACATCTTAA
This portion of the Syngnathus scovelli strain Florida chromosome 3, RoL_Ssco_1.2, whole genome shotgun sequence genome encodes:
- the mapk1 gene encoding mitogen-activated protein kinase 1, with product MATAAVSAPAGGPSPGPGTELVRGQAFDVGPRYSNLSYIGEGAYGMVCSAYDRDNKLRVAIKKISPFEHQTYCQRTLREIKILLRFKHENIIGINDIIRTPTIDQMKDVYIVQDLMETDLYKLLKTQHLSNDHICYFLYQILRGLKYIHSANVLHRDLKPSNLLLNTTCDLKICDFGLARVADPDHDHTGFLTEYVATRWYRAPEIMLNSKGYTKSIDIWSVGCILAEMLSNRPIFPGKHYLDQLNHILGILGSPSQEDLNCIINIKARNYLLSLPLRCKVPWNRLFPNADAKALDLLDKMLTFNPHKRIEVEEALAHPYLEQYYDPTDEPVAEAPFKFDMELDDLPKETLKELIFEETARFQPGFRS